The Streptomyces pactum genome contains a region encoding:
- a CDS encoding DUF2786 domain-containing protein, protein MTAMSGTGGLSEQEFRQGRADWMKTRAGDLATVLETAGPRLLRLLPTDLGDRTLVAAVTAARVAADEARAQSVAETVHWLERLIPGGPLHDLEGAVRELRSRLAASGEPALWSWNAEGWEEILLWWWRRVQPGTGDPAADFAGWRARWSAEIPRDGEIDRPESMPRRHGRQLLTPAGFFADEPEPLRLLSQAVLDAPGIVAAVQDAVLLREEHLQGAGHLVWLAEQQACVEQLEAWRRRQQATGSEATRAFLVELSEAVKRYMSLVLQPVIDALSLCERALLGDSKHGARRSAADYLDAFLDAQEQPGADAWRDERLGTDVEQQAREHHDRGEITWHGVLGAVPVWYRVVTSREERAAALAYSGKPSTSVVRVRTGTATQSLLTDLFGFGGPDDEQEEWYPEPGIEIAYDPDRAFDLCALLAVAQLGHARMEFLVRSADGTFQRLRSVRARVRRDDTAAWRLWALRVLSELVPDPEDLADLIAREDDEGRDESDAADARTRADDRASSDSGMSGSGPRAVRDGLPEALLGKVRSLLRKAENAGATEEEARVYLAKATELMAKYGIEQAMLDDVTEPERPADRIVDLYPPYVKEGRRLLARIGYEMRCRSVYPGGKANRHRVHLFGFEADIQATEVLFASLRLQMLADADRADRLHRPEGEDTRAYKRSWMLGFIREVTARIGAAQQAARAAAEQRTEAEGEGRDGRSVALVLADRTTVVEARLAARYPKLNKTRPTKFTGTGYRQGVADGRDADIGGPAFDEEGQAPQLAF, encoded by the coding sequence ATGACAGCGATGAGCGGTACGGGCGGGTTGTCGGAGCAGGAGTTCCGGCAGGGGCGAGCGGATTGGATGAAGACCAGGGCCGGGGACCTCGCAACCGTCCTGGAGACAGCGGGACCCCGGCTGTTGAGGCTGCTTCCCACCGATCTGGGTGACCGGACACTGGTCGCGGCGGTGACGGCCGCGCGGGTGGCCGCTGATGAGGCGCGGGCCCAGTCCGTTGCGGAGACGGTCCACTGGCTGGAGCGGCTGATACCCGGGGGACCCCTCCACGATCTGGAGGGAGCGGTACGTGAACTCCGGTCCCGGCTGGCGGCGAGTGGCGAGCCGGCCCTGTGGTCCTGGAACGCCGAAGGCTGGGAGGAGATCCTGCTGTGGTGGTGGAGGCGGGTTCAGCCGGGAACCGGTGATCCGGCCGCCGACTTCGCGGGGTGGCGGGCACGGTGGTCGGCGGAGATCCCGCGGGACGGTGAGATCGACCGTCCGGAGTCGATGCCCCGCCGGCACGGCAGGCAACTCCTCACTCCCGCCGGGTTCTTCGCCGACGAGCCTGAGCCGCTACGGCTTCTGTCGCAGGCCGTACTGGATGCACCCGGAATCGTTGCCGCGGTCCAGGACGCGGTGCTGCTCCGGGAGGAACACCTCCAGGGCGCGGGGCACCTGGTGTGGCTGGCCGAGCAGCAGGCCTGCGTCGAACAGCTCGAAGCCTGGCGCCGCAGACAGCAGGCCACCGGATCGGAGGCCACCCGGGCTTTCCTCGTGGAACTGTCCGAAGCGGTCAAGCGATACATGTCGCTCGTACTCCAGCCGGTCATCGACGCCCTCTCCCTGTGCGAGCGGGCTCTGCTCGGTGACAGCAAGCACGGTGCGCGACGCTCCGCCGCCGACTACCTGGACGCCTTCCTCGACGCGCAGGAACAGCCCGGCGCGGATGCCTGGCGGGACGAGCGGCTCGGCACGGATGTCGAACAGCAGGCGCGGGAGCACCATGATAGGGGGGAGATCACCTGGCACGGCGTGCTCGGCGCGGTCCCCGTCTGGTACCGCGTCGTGACCTCCCGCGAAGAGCGGGCGGCCGCGCTGGCCTACTCCGGGAAGCCGTCGACGTCCGTCGTGCGGGTCAGGACCGGCACGGCGACCCAGAGCCTGCTGACCGACCTGTTCGGATTCGGGGGCCCGGACGACGAGCAGGAGGAGTGGTACCCCGAACCCGGGATCGAGATCGCCTACGACCCGGACCGCGCCTTCGACCTGTGCGCGCTACTGGCGGTCGCCCAACTCGGCCACGCACGGATGGAGTTCCTCGTACGGAGCGCCGACGGAACATTCCAGCGGCTTCGCTCGGTGCGGGCACGGGTTCGTCGTGACGACACCGCCGCCTGGCGGCTCTGGGCGCTAAGGGTGCTGTCCGAACTGGTCCCGGACCCGGAGGACCTGGCGGACCTGATCGCCCGGGAGGACGACGAAGGCAGGGACGAGAGCGATGCGGCGGACGCCCGGACGCGCGCCGACGACCGCGCTTCGTCCGACTCCGGCATGTCCGGGTCCGGCCCCCGGGCCGTGCGCGACGGACTGCCCGAGGCGCTGCTCGGCAAGGTCAGGTCGCTGCTGCGGAAGGCGGAGAACGCGGGGGCCACCGAGGAGGAGGCCCGTGTCTACCTGGCCAAGGCCACCGAGCTCATGGCCAAGTACGGCATCGAGCAGGCCATGCTCGACGACGTGACCGAGCCCGAGCGGCCCGCGGACCGGATCGTCGATCTGTACCCGCCCTACGTCAAGGAGGGGCGCCGGCTGCTGGCCAGGATCGGCTACGAGATGCGCTGCCGATCGGTGTACCCCGGCGGCAAGGCCAACCGTCACCGCGTCCACCTCTTCGGTTTCGAGGCCGACATCCAGGCCACCGAGGTGCTGTTCGCGAGCTTGCGCCTGCAGATGCTGGCGGACGCGGACCGTGCGGACCGCCTGCATCGCCCCGAAGGCGAGGACACCCGCGCCTACAAGCGTTCATGGATGCTCGGCTTCATCCGTGAGGTGACCGCGCGGATCGGTGCCGCCCAGCAGGCTGCGAGGGCCGCCGCCGAACAGCGAACCGAAGCGGAGGGAGAGGGGCGGGACGGCCGCAGCGTGGCGCTGGTCCTCGCCGACCGGACGACGGTGGTCGAGGCACGGCTCGCCGCCCGGTACCCGAAGCTGAACAAGACCCGTCCGACGAAATTCACGGGCACCGGGTACCGGCAAGGGGTCGCCGACGGGCGGGACGCCGACATCGGTGGCCCGGCCTTCGACGAAGAGGGCCAGGCTCCCCAGCTCGCCTTCTGA
- a CDS encoding PIN-like domain-containing protein yields the protein MAQDTTSDVGGRGLFDDFGAFRTPTNEDFTTVLTHGLIAPDANVLLNLYRYTEQARGDLLRALATLENRLWVPHQALVEFWRNRESTLSDARSSGSQAAEDMAGHATQAERTLRAWANRVALPEAETERLRSQLNEVFGDVRETIVKVGEGEWRNITQDTSTDPVIAKLEPALDGRVGAPLSREDHDKAIAEGMRRVEKRLPPGYMDRTKDGVGAAADYLVWEQILREAARRHCDVLFVTADAKEDWWRKEQGFNRGPRPELTEELRARGGGRLFMLTPKRFLEVAAPILDFSLQEGSVEDIERVERIGTEETYGGWTADALQELFDRLTYEGYADRVDVIKYAAGMEGVADAKSVYEICQYAEDRSLRGFTKPVTRIARLLGNLGKIPDSAVPALTAEYASGPGPASGFSVHPLLVPLVNELTEEAPS from the coding sequence ATGGCGCAGGACACGACGAGCGATGTGGGCGGCCGAGGTCTTTTCGACGACTTCGGGGCCTTCCGGACACCGACCAACGAGGACTTCACGACCGTACTGACCCACGGTCTGATCGCTCCCGACGCCAACGTCCTGCTGAATCTCTACCGATACACGGAGCAGGCGCGCGGCGACCTGCTGCGTGCGCTCGCCACTCTGGAGAACCGGCTTTGGGTACCGCACCAGGCGCTCGTGGAGTTCTGGCGGAACCGCGAGAGCACCCTCAGCGACGCCCGGTCGTCCGGCTCGCAAGCTGCCGAAGACATGGCGGGTCACGCGACGCAGGCAGAGCGGACCCTGCGCGCCTGGGCCAATCGCGTCGCCCTGCCCGAGGCCGAGACCGAGCGCCTGCGCAGTCAGCTGAACGAGGTCTTCGGTGACGTACGGGAAACGATCGTCAAGGTGGGCGAGGGCGAGTGGCGGAACATCACGCAGGACACGAGCACCGACCCGGTCATCGCGAAGCTGGAGCCCGCCCTCGACGGCCGAGTAGGTGCTCCGCTGAGCCGGGAGGATCACGACAAGGCGATAGCGGAGGGGATGCGTCGGGTCGAGAAGCGGCTTCCTCCGGGCTACATGGACAGGACGAAGGACGGTGTGGGAGCCGCCGCCGACTATCTCGTCTGGGAACAGATCCTTCGAGAGGCCGCCCGGCGTCACTGTGACGTGCTGTTCGTGACAGCGGACGCCAAGGAGGACTGGTGGCGCAAGGAGCAGGGCTTCAATCGCGGTCCCCGGCCGGAGCTGACAGAGGAACTCAGGGCCCGCGGCGGTGGCCGGCTCTTCATGCTCACGCCCAAGCGGTTCCTGGAGGTCGCCGCTCCGATCCTGGACTTCAGCCTCCAGGAAGGTTCCGTCGAGGACATAGAACGGGTCGAGCGCATCGGGACGGAGGAGACGTACGGGGGCTGGACGGCCGACGCGCTCCAGGAACTTTTCGACCGGCTCACCTACGAGGGTTACGCGGACCGGGTTGACGTGATCAAGTACGCCGCGGGGATGGAAGGCGTCGCGGACGCGAAGAGCGTCTACGAGATCTGCCAGTATGCCGAGGACCGGTCCCTCCGGGGCTTCACCAAGCCGGTCACCCGCATCGCCCGTCTGCTGGGGAACCTCGGGAAGATTCCGGACTCCGCTGTCCCGGCCCTGACAGCCGAATACGCGTCGGGCCCGGGTCCCGCCTCCGGTTTCTCGGTCCACCCGCTCCTCGTGCCGCTGGTGAATGAGCTGACGGAGGAGGCCCCCTCGTAG
- a CDS encoding McrC family protein — protein sequence MPDRTPVQLGEYESAPLEPGQLTSRDVDRLQALQARGCLRLTRERTGWRLKADATVGVLVLDRVRVVISPKFAIPGEQLMSWLAYALGTPVPATARRWATGPEGYADLVAAALLEECERLLREGLRRDYVRRRSVEPVLRGRLDVAAQATHRFGQLDQLHVRTFDREADIWENRVLGSALRAALGLTASPVLARALHGAAGTFPQAPTPAAALRALDRTRYTRLNARYRPAHTWARLLLRGGGVTDLLTDQGATADGLLLAMPALWEAVVRRLGTEAVGPHGGRAVPGGSGVGITVRGDLGNASAFRPDLLLSLPGHDAAQRTLLPVDAKYKRYDRHGVSSDDVHQLLTYSSGYASAGTPLAVILHPRPGGHAQRTLQVRGPGGLLGIIPVLGVDTHATPEQAAAWIGSVLR from the coding sequence ATGCCTGACCGCACCCCGGTCCAGCTCGGCGAGTACGAGTCCGCTCCGCTGGAGCCCGGTCAGCTCACTTCCCGGGACGTCGACCGTCTGCAGGCACTCCAGGCACGGGGCTGCCTCCGCCTGACCAGGGAGCGCACCGGGTGGCGGCTCAAGGCCGACGCAACCGTCGGAGTTCTGGTCCTGGACCGTGTCCGCGTGGTGATCTCACCGAAGTTCGCCATTCCCGGAGAGCAGCTCATGAGCTGGCTCGCCTACGCCCTCGGCACGCCCGTCCCGGCGACGGCCAGGCGGTGGGCCACCGGCCCCGAGGGATACGCCGACCTGGTCGCCGCCGCCCTGCTCGAAGAGTGCGAGCGGCTGCTGCGGGAGGGACTGCGCCGGGACTACGTACGCCGCCGGAGTGTCGAACCGGTGCTGCGGGGGCGTCTGGACGTGGCCGCCCAGGCCACCCACCGCTTCGGGCAACTGGACCAGCTGCACGTCCGCACCTTCGACCGGGAGGCGGACATCTGGGAGAACCGCGTCCTCGGGAGCGCACTGAGGGCGGCTCTCGGTCTCACCGCCAGTCCTGTCCTGGCGCGTGCCCTGCACGGAGCCGCCGGCACCTTCCCGCAGGCCCCGACCCCGGCCGCGGCACTCCGCGCCCTGGACCGCACCCGCTACACGCGCCTCAACGCCCGCTACCGTCCCGCCCACACCTGGGCCCGTCTGCTGCTGCGCGGGGGCGGTGTGACGGACCTGCTCACCGACCAGGGCGCCACGGCGGACGGTCTTCTGCTCGCCATGCCCGCGCTCTGGGAAGCCGTCGTCCGCCGTCTCGGCACGGAGGCCGTCGGCCCGCACGGCGGCCGGGCCGTACCCGGCGGAAGCGGCGTCGGCATCACCGTCCGCGGAGACCTGGGCAACGCCTCGGCCTTCCGGCCCGATCTCCTGCTCAGCCTTCCAGGACATGACGCGGCACAGCGCACGCTGCTGCCGGTGGACGCCAAGTACAAACGTTACGATCGTCACGGTGTGAGCTCGGACGACGTCCACCAGCTCCTCACCTACAGCAGCGGCTACGCGTCCGCCGGCACCCCGCTCGCCGTCATCCTCCATCCCCGGCCGGGCGGCCACGCCCAGCGGACCCTCCAGGTGCGCGGCCCCGGAGGCCTGTTGGGCATCATCCCCGTCCTCGGCGTGGACACCCACGCCACGCCCGAGCAGGCGGCGGCCTGGATCGGCTCAGTGCTGCGCTGA
- a CDS encoding AAA family ATPase: MSDTASLRDLLLARLPESGLSAEEQALLRDLLPAAQPRNGRHSGTVYMRSITASGWRGIGPTATVRLKPGPGLTLVAGRNGSGKSSFAEAAEMALTGDNFRWQGRTQVWKKGWRNLHEHSSPEIAVELDFDAASDGEGAKEPVTVRRIWHGDGLEESSTVVEEAGQPTGEALHDVIDAEQLSLYRPFLPYTQLGAVINGPLTTLHDEISRILGLELLSDTDAAARARAKALTDTESAAKTLTATVMQELSEVDDPRAKEAITALSGRSPDLDAVRALLKGHGAADSAHVARLRRLADLEPPDRPLIAKAVTRLRSAAAVADDARHGSAEDARQLIKLLDAALEHRRRHPDASDCPVCGSTDLLDRSWAERTRAQVERLQVEAAEAEAAHRELVNAVREVHDLMRPAPTWLQADEPSLATLWRDLVACRTVRDPRELADRAERAEAVLGDACDQVREDARRRVTAQDGRWQPVAARLSAWLVQAEAAQAVKPARKQVKAVRDWVRALTDELRDARFKPFAEQSGQIWRLLCERSSVSLGAIGLTGVGPQRQVSLPVSVDDADAPAFGVMSQGELHSLALSLFVPRATHRDSPFGFLVIDDPVQSMDPEKVDGLAKVLDLYAQHRQVVVFTHDTRLEEAVQRLGLRATVLRVSRQTDSVVHVASVSDPVSQALAEARAIALDPHLPPEVADRVLPSMCRVALEAAYQDTARRALREAGVGQRDIQERVTRPGPLTGLAALAMGMPGKEGREVLDAVARDHGTWARELIQGLNQASHQAPAMPVGDRAALVDRTKRLAKEVLAR, encoded by the coding sequence ATGAGCGACACCGCCAGCCTCCGTGACCTGCTTCTCGCCCGGTTGCCCGAATCAGGGCTCTCTGCCGAGGAGCAGGCCCTGCTGCGCGATCTGCTGCCCGCCGCTCAGCCCCGGAACGGTCGCCATTCCGGGACCGTGTACATGCGGTCCATCACGGCTTCCGGCTGGCGCGGCATCGGCCCCACCGCCACCGTCCGGCTGAAGCCCGGCCCCGGTCTGACGCTGGTGGCGGGCCGCAACGGCTCCGGCAAGTCGAGCTTCGCCGAGGCCGCTGAGATGGCCCTGACAGGCGACAACTTCCGCTGGCAGGGGCGCACTCAGGTATGGAAGAAGGGCTGGCGCAACCTCCACGAGCACTCCTCCCCCGAGATCGCGGTGGAGCTCGACTTCGACGCCGCCAGTGACGGAGAGGGCGCCAAGGAGCCCGTAACCGTGCGCCGGATCTGGCACGGCGACGGGCTTGAGGAGTCCAGCACCGTCGTGGAGGAAGCAGGACAGCCCACCGGCGAAGCCCTGCACGACGTGATCGACGCCGAGCAACTGTCGCTGTACCGGCCGTTCCTCCCATACACCCAGCTCGGAGCTGTGATCAACGGGCCGCTGACCACCCTGCACGACGAGATCTCCCGAATCCTCGGCCTCGAACTGCTCAGTGACACCGACGCGGCGGCACGTGCCCGGGCCAAGGCCCTGACCGACACGGAGAGCGCCGCGAAGACCCTCACGGCCACCGTGATGCAGGAGTTGTCGGAGGTGGACGACCCGCGCGCCAAGGAGGCGATCACGGCTCTCTCCGGCAGGAGCCCAGACCTGGACGCCGTCCGGGCCCTGTTGAAGGGCCACGGCGCCGCCGACTCTGCGCACGTCGCACGACTGCGCCGACTGGCCGATCTGGAGCCCCCGGACCGGCCGTTGATCGCGAAGGCCGTGACCCGGCTGCGGTCGGCAGCCGCCGTGGCCGACGACGCACGCCACGGGTCCGCCGAGGACGCCCGGCAGTTGATCAAACTGCTCGACGCCGCGCTGGAACACCGCCGCCGCCATCCCGACGCCTCCGACTGCCCCGTGTGCGGCAGCACGGACCTCTTGGACCGCTCGTGGGCGGAACGGACGCGCGCGCAGGTCGAAAGGCTCCAGGTGGAGGCCGCCGAGGCCGAGGCGGCACACCGCGAACTCGTGAACGCGGTGAGGGAGGTGCACGACCTGATGCGTCCGGCTCCCACCTGGCTCCAGGCCGACGAGCCCTCCCTGGCCACCCTCTGGCGGGATCTGGTCGCCTGCCGCACGGTTCGTGACCCACGCGAGCTGGCCGACCGTGCGGAACGCGCCGAGGCAGTCCTCGGTGATGCCTGTGATCAGGTCCGTGAGGACGCCCGCCGACGCGTCACAGCGCAGGACGGCCGCTGGCAGCCCGTGGCCGCACGCCTGTCCGCATGGTTGGTGCAGGCGGAGGCCGCGCAGGCGGTGAAGCCCGCCCGCAAGCAGGTCAAGGCCGTACGCGACTGGGTGCGGGCGCTCACCGACGAGTTGCGGGACGCTCGGTTCAAGCCGTTCGCCGAGCAGTCCGGGCAAATCTGGCGGCTGTTGTGCGAGCGCAGCAGCGTGTCGCTGGGTGCGATCGGGCTCACGGGTGTCGGCCCGCAGCGGCAGGTCAGTCTCCCCGTCTCCGTGGACGACGCCGACGCGCCCGCCTTCGGCGTCATGAGCCAGGGCGAACTGCACTCACTCGCCCTCTCCCTGTTCGTCCCGCGCGCCACCCACCGGGACAGTCCCTTCGGTTTCCTGGTCATCGACGACCCGGTGCAGTCCATGGATCCGGAGAAGGTCGACGGCCTCGCCAAGGTTCTCGACCTGTACGCGCAGCACCGGCAGGTCGTCGTCTTCACACACGACACCCGGCTCGAAGAGGCCGTCCAACGCCTCGGTCTGCGGGCGACGGTCCTGCGGGTGTCCCGGCAGACCGACTCCGTCGTCCACGTCGCTTCCGTCAGCGACCCCGTGAGCCAGGCCCTGGCGGAGGCACGGGCCATCGCCCTCGATCCGCACCTGCCGCCGGAAGTCGCCGACCGGGTGCTGCCCTCGATGTGCCGTGTGGCGCTGGAGGCCGCCTACCAGGACACCGCGCGGCGTGCTCTGCGTGAGGCCGGGGTCGGGCAACGCGACATCCAGGAGCGGGTCACCCGGCCAGGTCCCCTCACCGGCCTGGCGGCCCTCGCGATGGGCATGCCGGGCAAGGAGGGGCGCGAGGTGCTGGACGCCGTCGCCCGCGACCATGGCACGTGGGCCAGGGAGTTGATCCAGGGGCTGAACCAGGCATCGCATCAGGCACCGGCCATGCCCGTCGGGGACCGCGCGGCCCTGGTCGACCGTACGAAGCGTCTCGCCAAGGAGGTTTTGGCCCGGTGA
- a CDS encoding McrB family protein, giving the protein MTNAVDVRTAAAEFDRTAVAAAESAAEDERKQVLSRFPLEEWAELPLERYALGQGEAPGSGPTYCRLMEFGTPHLGSIKGGSAAKHIMFHHNSGEWRLAAPLKGMDPQDAWAELRGQFVRAFDAVGAGDFDALDDLEVLRYGPALVTKTLATYFPEHFLPIYSGEHLRRFAALLPGDTDQGEASAWRSNRRLLELVRLQSEFRGWTRHEVMRFLYEHFDPRPRQRTIWKIAPGERGRLWEECRDGGFICVGWDELGDLGQYQSDTELKQALDAHWPRSSGGSLTLARRLLAFRDLEAGDRLVANRGTEEILATGRVDGSYRYDPDRPEFHHVVPVVWDPSHARKLPKAQHGWRSTFAKVDPSLFAKFTAHDADSGSGSGSVPGTVQAQAGAGEPVAPPEDVQAVLDALERKGQVILHGPPGTGKTRLALGAALALDGRADVLGADADARQRARAQTEMLHGDRIRMVTFHPSYGYEDFVEGFKPDLSATGPGLTLALTDGLFHGLCSRAAAHPDQTFLLVIDEINRGDLPRIFGELITLLELDKRNLPVALPVSKRSFSVPPNVRVIGTMNTADRSISHLDAAVRRRFAFLHVDPDPDAVSGTVGPLDLAAFFESLNSRISHHLDADHQIGHAYLLREGEPIATEEDLAAAFHHEVIPLLEDYCLGRADLLHRILGDLVDAETGRPLLMPPQDLADALATEFTSGANGPDA; this is encoded by the coding sequence ATGACGAACGCGGTGGATGTGCGCACGGCGGCGGCCGAGTTCGACCGGACCGCCGTGGCGGCCGCCGAGTCGGCCGCCGAGGACGAGCGCAAGCAGGTGCTCTCCCGGTTTCCGCTGGAGGAGTGGGCGGAGCTGCCGCTGGAGCGCTACGCCCTCGGGCAGGGAGAGGCGCCCGGGTCGGGGCCGACGTACTGCCGGCTCATGGAGTTCGGCACCCCGCACCTGGGAAGCATCAAGGGCGGCAGTGCCGCGAAGCACATCATGTTCCACCACAACTCCGGTGAATGGCGCCTGGCCGCTCCGCTGAAGGGGATGGATCCGCAGGACGCCTGGGCGGAACTGCGAGGACAGTTCGTCCGGGCCTTCGACGCGGTCGGGGCAGGGGACTTCGACGCCTTGGACGACCTCGAAGTGCTGCGCTACGGACCGGCGCTGGTGACGAAGACCCTGGCAACCTACTTCCCCGAGCATTTCCTGCCGATCTACTCGGGGGAACACCTGCGCCGGTTCGCCGCCCTGCTGCCGGGCGACACGGACCAGGGCGAAGCCTCGGCCTGGCGCAGCAATCGCCGCCTGCTCGAACTCGTCCGATTACAGTCTGAGTTCAGAGGCTGGACCAGGCATGAAGTGATGCGTTTCCTGTACGAGCACTTCGACCCTCGCCCCCGGCAACGCACCATCTGGAAGATCGCCCCAGGCGAGCGCGGCCGGCTGTGGGAGGAATGCCGGGACGGCGGGTTCATCTGCGTCGGGTGGGACGAGCTCGGCGATCTCGGCCAGTACCAGAGCGACACCGAACTGAAGCAGGCCCTGGACGCGCACTGGCCACGCAGCAGCGGTGGCAGCCTGACCCTCGCCCGACGGCTGCTGGCCTTCCGTGACCTGGAGGCGGGAGACCGGCTCGTCGCCAACCGTGGGACGGAGGAGATCCTGGCCACCGGCAGGGTCGACGGGAGCTACCGCTACGACCCGGACCGGCCGGAGTTCCACCATGTCGTCCCGGTGGTCTGGGACCCCTCCCACGCGCGGAAGTTGCCGAAGGCCCAGCACGGGTGGCGGTCCACCTTCGCCAAGGTCGACCCGTCCCTCTTCGCCAAGTTCACCGCACACGACGCCGACTCCGGATCCGGCTCCGGCTCCGTACCGGGCACGGTGCAGGCACAGGCCGGCGCTGGTGAGCCGGTTGCGCCGCCCGAGGACGTACAGGCCGTACTGGACGCCCTGGAACGCAAAGGCCAGGTGATCCTTCACGGACCGCCCGGTACGGGCAAGACCCGGCTCGCGCTCGGCGCCGCCCTCGCCCTGGACGGCCGCGCGGACGTGCTCGGCGCCGATGCCGACGCCCGCCAACGTGCCCGGGCACAGACCGAGATGCTGCACGGCGACCGCATCCGCATGGTCACCTTCCATCCCTCGTACGGGTACGAGGACTTCGTCGAGGGCTTCAAGCCGGACCTGAGCGCCACCGGCCCGGGGCTCACCCTCGCCCTCACCGACGGTCTGTTCCACGGCTTGTGCAGCCGGGCAGCCGCCCATCCCGATCAGACGTTCCTGCTGGTCATCGACGAGATCAACCGCGGTGACCTGCCCCGGATCTTCGGCGAGTTGATCACGCTCCTCGAACTCGACAAACGGAACCTGCCGGTCGCTCTGCCCGTCAGCAAGCGAAGCTTCTCCGTCCCGCCGAACGTCCGGGTCATCGGCACGATGAACACCGCCGACCGCAGCATCAGCCACCTGGACGCCGCGGTCCGCCGCCGTTTCGCCTTTCTGCACGTGGACCCGGACCCCGACGCCGTCTCCGGAACCGTCGGCCCCCTGGACCTGGCCGCGTTCTTCGAGTCCCTCAACAGCCGCATCTCCCACCATCTCGACGCCGACCACCAGATCGGGCACGCGTATCTGCTGCGCGAGGGTGAGCCCATTGCGACCGAGGAGGATCTGGCCGCGGCCTTCCACCACGAGGTGATCCCCCTCCTGGAGGACTACTGCCTCGGCCGGGCGGACCTGCTGCACCGCATCCTCGGCGACCTGGTCGACGCCGAGACCGGGCGTCCGCTCCTCATGCCCCCGCAGGACCTGGCAGACGCGCTGGCGACCGAGTTCACCAGCGGCGCCAACGGCCCGGATGCCTGA
- a CDS encoding type II toxin-antitoxin system Phd/YefM family antitoxin yields MNDSAEVPLRELNQQTSRVLARVAAGETVTITKDGVPIGDIVPRGAPTGRPAYPFRTDPMGDLDIPDLGGPVLDDDEIAASLRGMGEDLRGATDD; encoded by the coding sequence ATGAACGACAGCGCAGAGGTCCCACTGAGGGAGCTCAACCAGCAGACATCGCGCGTCCTGGCCCGAGTGGCGGCCGGGGAGACGGTGACCATCACCAAGGACGGTGTCCCGATAGGAGACATCGTGCCCCGCGGCGCGCCGACGGGCCGCCCCGCGTACCCGTTCCGCACCGATCCCATGGGTGACCTGGACATCCCGGACCTGGGTGGCCCCGTGCTCGACGACGACGAGATCGCGGCGAGCCTACGGGGTATGGGCGAAGACCTGCGCGGGGCAACAGATGACTGA
- a CDS encoding PIN domain-containing protein, giving the protein MTDIPVAIADTNALYRLFTPKDPRHSAHREALARTGHLVVSPMVLTELDYLLTSRVGTKAAMNALDFITGQAEARRFEVPDTAPHLRSAMAVMRGYVDADGGAGVGLADAMNVALAAAFQTADIFTTDAHFRMMRPLTGQPSFRLLPDDL; this is encoded by the coding sequence ATGACTGACATCCCAGTCGCCATCGCCGACACGAACGCCCTGTACCGGCTGTTCACACCGAAGGACCCCCGCCACTCCGCTCACCGGGAAGCTCTCGCACGAACGGGGCACCTCGTGGTCTCACCCATGGTGCTCACCGAGCTGGACTACCTGCTGACCTCACGAGTCGGCACCAAGGCCGCGATGAACGCTCTGGACTTCATCACCGGACAGGCGGAGGCCCGCCGATTCGAGGTCCCCGACACCGCACCGCATTTGAGAAGCGCCATGGCCGTGATGCGCGGGTATGTCGACGCGGACGGCGGCGCGGGGGTGGGTCTGGCGGACGCGATGAACGTCGCCCTGGCGGCCGCCTTCCAAACGGCAGACATCTTCACCACAGACGCCCACTTCCGCATGATGCGGCCACTGACCGGGCAGCCCTCCTTCCGGCTGCTCCCCGACGACCTCTGA